The Bacillus vallismortis genome window below encodes:
- the rimP gene encoding ribosome maturation factor RimP codes for MSKKVTDTVQEMAQPIVDSLQLELVDIEFVKEGQSWFLRVFIDSDDGVDIEECAKVSEALSEKLDEADPISQNYFLEVSSPGAERPLKKKADFEKSLGKNVYIKTYEPIDGVKVFEGELAEFDGQTVTVEITIKTRKKRINIPYEKIANARLAVTL; via the coding sequence ATGAGCAAAAAAGTGACTGACACCGTTCAAGAGATGGCTCAGCCAATCGTAGACAGCCTTCAGCTGGAACTCGTTGACATTGAATTTGTCAAAGAGGGTCAAAGCTGGTTCCTTCGCGTGTTTATTGATTCCGATGACGGTGTGGATATTGAGGAATGTGCCAAAGTAAGCGAAGCTTTAAGCGAAAAGCTTGATGAGGCAGACCCAATCAGCCAAAATTACTTTCTTGAAGTCTCATCTCCAGGAGCTGAGCGTCCGCTAAAGAAAAAAGCCGATTTTGAAAAATCACTTGGGAAAAATGTGTACATTAAGACGTATGAGCCTATTGATGGCGTAAAAGTGTTTGAAGGTGAACTGGCTGAATTTGATGGACAAACAGTGACAGTTGAGATCACGATCAAAACAAGAAAGAAACGGATCAATATTCCGTATGAAAAGATAGCTAATGCACGATTAGCTGTTACGTTGTAA
- the nusA gene encoding transcription termination factor NusA, with product MSSELLDALTILEKEKGISKEIIIEAIEAALISAYKRNFNQAQNVRVDLNRETGSIRVFARKDVVDEVYDQRLEISIEEAQGIHPEYMVGDVVEIEVTPKDFGRIAAQTAKQVVTQRVREAERGVIYSEFIDREEDIMTGIVQRLDNKFIYVSLGKIEALLPVNEQMPNESYKPHDRIKVFITKVEKTTKGPQIYVSRTHPDLLKRLFEIEVPEIYDGTVELKSVAREAGDRSKISVRTDDPDVDPVGSCVGPKGQRVQAIVNELKGEKIDIVNWSSDPVEFVANALSPSKVLEVIVNEEEKATTVIVPDYQLSLAIGKRGQNARLAAKLTGWKIDIKSETDARELGIYPRELEADDDEPLFTEPETAETDE from the coding sequence ATGAGCAGTGAATTATTAGATGCTCTCACGATTCTTGAAAAAGAAAAAGGCATCAGTAAAGAAATTATCATTGAAGCAATCGAAGCTGCGTTAATTTCTGCTTATAAGCGGAATTTTAATCAAGCGCAAAATGTACGAGTGGATTTAAACCGTGAAACAGGCTCCATCCGTGTATTTGCAAGAAAAGATGTCGTTGACGAAGTATACGACCAAAGACTGGAGATCTCTATTGAAGAGGCGCAGGGCATCCATCCGGAATATATGGTCGGCGATGTTGTCGAAATCGAAGTAACGCCTAAGGATTTTGGGCGCATAGCTGCTCAAACAGCGAAGCAGGTCGTCACACAGCGTGTGCGCGAAGCTGAGCGCGGTGTGATTTATTCTGAATTTATCGACCGTGAAGAAGACATCATGACAGGTATCGTCCAGCGTCTGGACAATAAGTTTATCTACGTGTCTTTAGGCAAAATAGAAGCCTTGCTGCCGGTTAATGAGCAAATGCCAAATGAAAGCTACAAGCCTCATGACCGCATTAAGGTATTTATCACAAAAGTAGAAAAAACGACGAAGGGCCCGCAGATTTATGTGTCAAGAACACACCCAGACCTGTTAAAGCGTTTGTTTGAAATCGAAGTGCCTGAAATTTATGATGGAACTGTCGAGCTGAAATCTGTAGCCAGAGAAGCCGGAGACCGTTCAAAAATTTCGGTCCGCACAGACGACCCTGACGTGGATCCTGTCGGCTCATGCGTAGGCCCTAAAGGCCAGCGTGTTCAGGCGATCGTCAATGAATTAAAAGGTGAAAAAATTGACATTGTCAACTGGTCCAGTGATCCTGTAGAATTTGTCGCAAATGCACTCAGTCCTTCGAAAGTGCTGGAAGTCATCGTTAATGAGGAAGAAAAAGCGACAACTGTTATTGTCCCTGATTACCAGCTGTCTCTGGCGATTGGCAAAAGAGGACAAAACGCACGCTTAGCTGCTAAACTGACAGGCTGGAAGATTGATATTAAGAGCGAAACGGACGCAAGAGAACTTGGAATCTATCCGAGAGAACTTGAAGCAGACGACGATGAGCCGCTTTTTACGGAGCCTGAAACTGCTGAAACGGATGAATAA
- the rulR gene encoding glucose-induced regulator RulR — protein MNKHKKIPLRKCVVTGEMKPKKELIRVVRSKEGEISVDPTGKKNGRGAYLTLDKECILAAKKKNTLQNQFQSQIDDQIFEELLELAEKVKK, from the coding sequence GTGAATAAACACAAGAAGATCCCGTTACGCAAATGTGTAGTGACTGGTGAAATGAAGCCTAAAAAAGAATTGATCCGAGTTGTACGTTCGAAAGAAGGCGAAATCTCAGTAGACCCGACCGGAAAGAAGAACGGGCGGGGTGCTTATTTAACGCTGGATAAAGAGTGCATTTTAGCAGCAAAAAAGAAAAACACTTTACAAAATCAATTTCAATCACAAATCGATGACCAGATTTTCGAAGAATTGCTAGAGCTGGCGGAAAAGGTGAAAAAATAA
- a CDS encoding YlxQ family RNA-binding protein — protein sequence MSGMEWFPLLGLANRARKVVSGEDLVIKEIRNARAKLVLLTEDASSNTAKKVTDKCSYYKVPYKKVESRAVLGRSIGKEARVVVAVTDQGFANKLISLLD from the coding sequence ATGTCTGGAATGGAATGGTTTCCCTTGCTGGGTCTGGCCAATCGAGCTCGTAAGGTCGTGTCAGGCGAGGACTTGGTAATTAAAGAAATCAGGAATGCGCGTGCAAAGCTTGTCCTGCTTACAGAGGATGCATCATCTAACACAGCGAAAAAAGTAACCGACAAGTGCAGCTATTATAAAGTCCCTTATAAAAAAGTCGAGAGTCGCGCGGTTCTTGGACGCTCTATCGGTAAAGAAGCCCGTGTCGTTGTCGCCGTCACTGACCAAGGTTTTGCGAATAAGCTGATCAGCTTGCTCGATTAA